Proteins from a genomic interval of Mycobacteriales bacterium:
- a CDS encoding fibronectin type III domain-containing protein, with protein MRLKGRSGVLAGAGAAGAVALLVGVAVASSGGGDRPAAVAEVAPTVTSPRPATAEPSPSPRPSTTAPASAAPTTAAAVDADAPTVTSPRPATADPARAPGGALPTGCLSFGHACAYPGATGAVTGGVEDMTARLAGPSSVAFTWRSVNLQGHAGRGAVTEFVVRAYVLRDGSHEIGSDPSRLVQLRVPASATSATLTGLRAGTRYFCWVQELNSSGLSPGMGVDEITTPAPPSPSRTPTATPTPSATPSATPTATPSASASA; from the coding sequence ATGCGGCTGAAGGGGCGGTCCGGGGTGCTGGCCGGCGCGGGCGCGGCCGGCGCGGTCGCGCTGCTCGTCGGCGTCGCGGTCGCCTCGTCAGGTGGTGGCGACCGGCCCGCCGCCGTCGCCGAGGTCGCGCCCACCGTCACCTCGCCGCGCCCCGCGACGGCGGAGCCGAGTCCGTCGCCGCGGCCGTCCACCACCGCGCCGGCGTCGGCCGCGCCCACGACGGCGGCCGCCGTCGACGCCGACGCGCCCACCGTCACCTCGCCGCGCCCCGCGACCGCCGACCCGGCTCGCGCGCCGGGCGGCGCGCTGCCCACCGGCTGCCTCTCGTTCGGCCACGCCTGCGCGTACCCCGGCGCCACCGGCGCGGTGACGGGCGGCGTCGAGGACATGACCGCGCGGCTCGCCGGCCCGTCGTCGGTCGCGTTCACCTGGCGCAGCGTCAACCTCCAGGGCCACGCTGGGCGCGGGGCGGTGACGGAGTTCGTGGTGCGGGCGTACGTGCTCCGCGACGGCTCGCACGAGATCGGCAGCGACCCGTCCCGCCTGGTCCAGCTCCGCGTGCCGGCGTCCGCGACGTCCGCCACGCTGACCGGGCTGCGGGCCGGGACCCGTTACTTCTGCTGGGTGCAGGAGCTGAACTCCTCCGGCCTCAGCCCCGGCATGGGCGTGGACGAGATCACGACCCCCGCGCCGCCGTCCCCGTCGCGGACGCCCACCGCCACACCGACGCCTTCGGCAACTCCTTCGGCCACGCCGACCGCGACGCCCTCCGCGAGCGCGTCCGCGTAG
- a CDS encoding MerR family transcriptional regulator: protein MVTAGGGPPGLTIDELAQRVGMTVRNVRAHQSRGLLPPPVVVGRTGYYSEDHVARLELIKDMQADGFNLRAIRHALDALPAGAGPEALEFRRRVVAPWSEEEPEIVDRSALTALLGDVGPDLVGEAVRLGIVRPLDDERVEVPAPALLRAGAEVVALGVPLSDVLAVQRELNRHVGAVAKAFVRLYVEHVWRPFVEAGQPEERWPEVKEALDRLQPVAGDALLATFRLLMESATADAVGTELGGSPAKPRRRGRR from the coding sequence GTGGTCACAGCAGGAGGCGGGCCGCCGGGCCTGACCATCGACGAGCTGGCGCAGCGCGTCGGCATGACCGTCCGCAACGTCCGCGCCCACCAGTCCCGCGGCCTCCTCCCGCCGCCGGTCGTCGTCGGCCGTACCGGCTACTACTCCGAGGACCACGTCGCCCGCCTCGAGCTCATCAAGGACATGCAGGCGGACGGGTTCAACCTGCGCGCCATCCGGCACGCGCTCGACGCGCTGCCCGCCGGCGCCGGGCCGGAGGCGCTGGAGTTCCGCCGCCGCGTCGTCGCGCCGTGGAGCGAGGAGGAGCCGGAGATCGTCGACCGCTCCGCGCTCACCGCGCTGCTCGGCGACGTCGGCCCCGACCTCGTCGGAGAGGCCGTCCGCCTTGGCATCGTCCGCCCGCTGGACGACGAGCGCGTCGAGGTCCCCGCGCCCGCCCTGCTCCGCGCCGGCGCCGAGGTCGTCGCGCTCGGCGTCCCGCTCTCCGACGTCCTCGCCGTGCAGCGCGAGCTGAACCGCCACGTCGGCGCCGTCGCCAAGGCGTTCGTCCGGCTCTACGTCGAGCACGTGTGGCGGCCGTTCGTGGAGGCGGGGCAGCCGGAGGAACGCTGGCCGGAGGTCAAGGAGGCCCTCGACCGGCTCCAGCCGGTGGCGGGCGACGCGCTGCTGGCGACGTTCCGGCTGCTCATGGAGTCGGCCACCGCCGACGCCGTCGGCACCGAGCTCGGCGGCTCTCCCGCAAAGCCCCGGCGGCGCGGGCGGCGTTGA
- a CDS encoding SDR family NAD(P)-dependent oxidoreductase: MTTLAGSGVQSITGYGTDWLYLLVPLLVAALIGAVAVRKGTAPAGAARGTRTLLRFADGVSRATGLPPYAGAGVAVCLAFLLVAALGFYWDVAWHVDYGRDQLIFTPGHTAIIVGLQGLLLSAAVTTLVATWTRADVALKGKRLRAPWSAVVLALLGLGAVTAFPLDELWHRAYGVDVTMWGPTHLGMISGASFAPFTLLMMVRESRATLTPYGRRLTAVLAAATLLGLSTFQLEFDLGVPQWEHLYHPVLIALAGGFALVNARQLLGRGGAVFAAVDFTVQRIVTAFVVGGALNHTTPHWALYLGSAIAIEIAVPLTRRARPLTQALACGLAVTVGLGTEWAWTHVWGRHPWGSALLPDIWVAVVAAFAAAILGTAAGRRLRGTRAGIPGPVVALAAVAAIATLVVPFPRRHSPATATVTTEVARPGFVNVGVTLDRPEVAEDPDWFEVFAWQGGYLQRSKLRRVSADTWRTTDPVPYGGSWKTTVRLANGPVLAGAPVSFPADPEIGAPAIPLVASRVWPMKRDTILLMREAHHGDTTAALVAYSVLGLFGVAWMFALAYGLRSKRLDRPDPVDGARVVVTGALGGIGVATVDGLRAAGARVVGIDLVDGPDVIGADVTDAESARAAVARAAERLGGIDVLVNLAGIGRAHDAGDFPDAEARRVLDVNLFGTWNATAAAVPWLVRSGGHVVVTASGLAVANVPWAAAYAASKRAVSAYADTLRLEYAGRLTVTTVNPGYVRTPIHDVPAAAGASLEGMVPADDMRSVVAACLRAVTEKPRSTTTSGRTAVSLWFAKRYPVVADRVVLRQLARLGRDLPAFVLTEERLAARAETGREESALR; this comes from the coding sequence GTGACCACGCTCGCCGGCAGCGGCGTCCAGAGCATCACCGGCTACGGCACGGACTGGCTCTACCTGCTCGTGCCGCTGCTCGTCGCGGCCCTGATCGGCGCGGTCGCGGTCCGCAAGGGCACCGCCCCGGCCGGCGCGGCGCGCGGCACGCGGACCCTGCTGCGCTTCGCCGACGGCGTCTCGCGGGCGACCGGCCTGCCGCCGTACGCGGGCGCGGGCGTCGCGGTCTGCCTGGCGTTCCTGCTCGTGGCGGCGCTCGGCTTCTACTGGGACGTCGCCTGGCACGTCGACTACGGCCGCGACCAGCTCATCTTCACGCCCGGCCACACGGCGATCATCGTCGGCCTCCAGGGCCTGCTGCTCTCCGCCGCCGTCACCACGCTGGTCGCGACGTGGACCCGCGCGGACGTCGCGCTGAAGGGCAAGCGGCTGCGCGCGCCGTGGTCGGCGGTCGTGCTGGCGCTGCTCGGGCTCGGCGCGGTCACGGCGTTCCCGCTGGACGAGCTGTGGCACCGCGCCTACGGCGTCGACGTGACGATGTGGGGGCCGACTCACCTCGGGATGATCAGCGGCGCGTCGTTCGCGCCGTTCACGCTGCTGATGATGGTGCGGGAGAGCCGCGCGACGCTGACGCCGTACGGGCGCCGGCTCACGGCGGTGCTGGCGGCGGCGACGCTGCTGGGGCTGTCGACGTTCCAGCTCGAGTTCGACCTCGGCGTGCCGCAGTGGGAGCACCTGTACCACCCGGTGCTGATCGCGCTCGCCGGCGGCTTCGCGCTCGTCAACGCGCGGCAGCTCCTCGGCCGCGGGGGCGCGGTGTTCGCGGCGGTCGACTTCACCGTGCAGCGGATCGTGACGGCGTTCGTCGTCGGCGGCGCGCTGAACCACACGACGCCGCACTGGGCGCTCTACCTCGGCTCGGCGATCGCGATCGAGATCGCGGTGCCGCTGACCCGGCGCGCCCGGCCGCTGACGCAGGCGCTCGCCTGCGGTCTCGCCGTCACCGTGGGCCTCGGCACCGAGTGGGCGTGGACGCACGTGTGGGGCCGGCACCCGTGGGGCAGCGCGCTGCTGCCGGACATCTGGGTCGCGGTCGTGGCGGCGTTCGCCGCGGCGATCCTCGGCACCGCCGCCGGCCGGCGCCTGCGCGGCACCCGCGCCGGCATCCCCGGCCCGGTCGTGGCGCTCGCGGCCGTCGCGGCGATCGCGACGCTGGTCGTGCCGTTCCCGCGCCGCCACTCCCCCGCCACCGCCACGGTCACGACCGAGGTGGCGCGCCCGGGCTTCGTCAACGTCGGCGTCACCCTTGACCGGCCCGAGGTCGCGGAGGACCCGGACTGGTTCGAGGTCTTCGCCTGGCAGGGCGGCTACCTCCAGCGCAGCAAGCTGCGCCGCGTCTCCGCCGACACCTGGCGCACCACCGACCCGGTGCCGTACGGCGGCTCGTGGAAGACCACCGTCCGCCTCGCCAACGGCCCGGTGCTCGCCGGCGCGCCGGTGTCGTTCCCGGCCGACCCGGAGATCGGCGCGCCGGCGATCCCGCTGGTCGCCTCGCGCGTCTGGCCGATGAAGCGCGACACCATCCTGCTGATGCGCGAGGCGCACCACGGCGACACGACCGCGGCGCTGGTGGCGTACTCGGTGCTCGGGCTGTTCGGCGTCGCCTGGATGTTCGCGCTCGCGTACGGCCTCCGCTCGAAGCGGCTGGACCGGCCGGACCCGGTCGACGGCGCCCGCGTCGTCGTCACCGGCGCGCTCGGCGGCATCGGCGTCGCGACCGTCGACGGCCTGCGGGCCGCCGGTGCGCGCGTCGTCGGGATCGACCTGGTCGACGGCCCCGACGTCATCGGCGCCGACGTCACCGACGCGGAGTCGGCGCGGGCCGCCGTGGCCCGGGCGGCCGAGCGGCTCGGCGGCATCGACGTGCTCGTGAACCTGGCCGGCATCGGCCGCGCGCACGACGCCGGCGACTTCCCCGACGCGGAGGCGCGGCGGGTGCTCGACGTGAACCTGTTCGGCACCTGGAACGCCACCGCCGCGGCCGTGCCGTGGCTGGTGCGGTCCGGCGGGCACGTCGTCGTCACCGCGTCCGGCCTCGCCGTCGCCAACGTCCCCTGGGCCGCCGCCTACGCCGCCAGCAAGCGCGCCGTGAGCGCGTACGCGGACACGCTGCGCCTGGAGTACGCCGGCCGGCTCACCGTCACCACGGTCAACCCCGGCTACGTGCGTACGCCGATCCACGACGTGCCGGCGGCGGCGGGCGCGTCGCTCGAGGGCATGGTGCCGGCCGACGACATGCGCTCGGTCGTGGCGGCATGCCTGCGGGCGGTCACCGAGAAGCCGCGGTCGACGACGACGAGCGGCCGCACGGCGGTGTCGTTGTGGTTCGCGAAGCGGTACCCGGTGGTCGCCGACCGGGTCGTGCTGCGCCAGCTCGCGCGGCTGGGCCGCGACCTCCCGGCGTTCGTGCTCACCGAGGAGCGGCTCGCCGCCCGCGCCGAGACGGGGCGGGAGGAGTCAGCGCTGCGCTGA
- a CDS encoding DUF6328 family protein has protein sequence MTPPEKTEDPKTRRDRELGELLQEMRVAITGVQVLFAFLLTVPFTQRFEKVTAAERRVYFLAIVVAAISSLLLIAPAANHRLLFREGTKERLLRAANGLVIAGLIALALGIGLSLYLATTLVYGTGVAAVAAAIVAGVTVFTWFVFPRLLKEEEDSAQR, from the coding sequence GTGACCCCGCCGGAGAAGACCGAGGACCCGAAGACCAGGCGCGACCGCGAGCTGGGCGAGCTGCTCCAGGAGATGCGCGTCGCGATCACCGGCGTGCAGGTGCTGTTCGCGTTCCTGCTGACGGTGCCGTTCACGCAACGGTTCGAGAAGGTGACGGCGGCCGAGCGGCGTGTCTACTTCCTCGCCATCGTCGTCGCCGCGATCTCCTCACTGCTGCTCATCGCGCCCGCCGCCAACCACCGGCTGCTGTTCCGCGAGGGCACCAAGGAACGCCTGCTCCGCGCCGCCAACGGCCTGGTCATCGCCGGCCTGATCGCGCTGGCGCTCGGCATCGGCCTGTCGCTGTACCTCGCCACCACGCTCGTCTACGGCACCGGCGTCGCCGCCGTGGCCGCCGCGATCGTCGCGGGCGTCACGGTGTTCACGTGGTTCGTGTTCCCGCGCCTGCTCAAGGAGGAGGAGGACTCAGCGCAGCGCTGA
- a CDS encoding NAD+ synthase encodes MATLRIALAQVDLTVGDLAANAALVRSWTARAREAGAQLVAFPEMTLTGYPIEDLTFRRSLLDANLRLLDTLARETGDLPVVVGYLDRDEGGARNAVALLHRGEVRARYFKHWLPNYGVFDERRYFAPGLSVTVVDVGGVSVALTICEDLWQDGGPVAAAAAAGAELVLVVNGSPYERDKDDVRLALVARRAAEAGAPFAYVNTTGAQDELVFDGDSMVVAPDGTVLARAGRFAEELLVADVPVPPRAPAGTPTMPVERVTLGPVPPAPPSPVEPRLAEPLSDEAEVYGAVVAGTRDYVRKNGFRSVVIALSGGIDSALVTTIAVDALGADCVHTVAMPSAFSSQGSLDDAAELARRQGTRHAVVPIEPMVAAYRAALEPVGGLTGIAAENLQARVRGTLLMALSNEHGHLALVTGNKSEVATGFSTLYGDSAGGWAPIRDVPKTLVWALSRWRNAQAEARGETPPIPENSITKPPSAELAPGQLDADRLPPYDVLDRILDLYVERDVDRSELVARGFDPAVVDRVVRLVDVAEFKRRQAPPGPKITARAFGRDRRLPITNRWVETPYARETPETARPDGS; translated from the coding sequence GTGGCGACGCTGCGGATCGCGCTGGCGCAGGTGGACCTCACGGTCGGCGACCTGGCGGCGAACGCCGCGCTGGTCCGGTCGTGGACGGCGCGGGCGCGGGAGGCGGGGGCGCAGCTCGTGGCGTTCCCCGAGATGACGCTGACCGGGTACCCGATCGAGGACCTGACGTTCCGCCGGTCGCTGCTCGACGCGAACCTCCGGCTGCTCGACACGCTGGCTCGTGAGACGGGCGACCTGCCGGTCGTCGTCGGGTACCTCGACCGCGACGAGGGCGGCGCCCGCAACGCCGTGGCGTTGCTGCACCGGGGCGAGGTGCGGGCGCGGTACTTCAAGCACTGGCTGCCCAACTACGGCGTCTTCGACGAGCGCCGTTACTTCGCGCCCGGCTTGTCGGTCACGGTCGTCGACGTCGGCGGCGTGTCGGTCGCGCTGACGATCTGCGAGGACCTGTGGCAGGACGGCGGTCCGGTCGCGGCCGCCGCAGCAGCCGGCGCCGAGCTGGTGCTCGTCGTCAACGGCAGCCCGTACGAGCGCGACAAGGACGACGTGCGGCTCGCGCTGGTGGCGCGGCGCGCGGCCGAGGCGGGGGCGCCGTTCGCCTACGTCAACACGACCGGCGCGCAGGACGAGCTGGTCTTCGACGGCGACTCGATGGTCGTCGCGCCGGACGGGACGGTGCTGGCGCGGGCCGGGCGGTTCGCGGAGGAGCTGCTCGTCGCGGACGTGCCTGTGCCGCCGCGCGCGCCGGCCGGGACGCCGACCATGCCGGTGGAGCGGGTGACGTTGGGCCCGGTGCCGCCCGCGCCGCCGTCGCCGGTCGAGCCGCGCCTCGCCGAGCCGCTGTCCGACGAGGCGGAGGTCTACGGCGCCGTCGTCGCCGGCACCCGCGACTACGTCCGCAAGAACGGCTTCCGCTCCGTCGTCATCGCCCTCTCCGGCGGCATCGACTCGGCGCTCGTCACGACGATCGCGGTGGACGCGCTCGGCGCGGACTGCGTGCACACCGTCGCCATGCCGAGCGCGTTCTCGTCGCAGGGGTCGCTGGACGACGCGGCCGAGCTGGCGCGGCGCCAGGGGACGCGGCACGCGGTGGTGCCGATCGAGCCGATGGTGGCGGCGTACCGCGCGGCGCTGGAGCCGGTCGGCGGGCTCACCGGCATCGCCGCCGAGAACCTCCAGGCGCGGGTGCGCGGGACGCTGCTCATGGCGCTGTCCAACGAGCACGGCCACCTCGCGCTCGTCACCGGCAACAAGAGCGAGGTCGCCACCGGCTTCTCCACCCTCTACGGCGACTCGGCCGGCGGCTGGGCGCCGATCCGCGACGTGCCGAAGACGCTCGTCTGGGCGCTGTCGCGCTGGCGCAACGCGCAGGCCGAGGCGCGCGGCGAGACGCCGCCGATCCCGGAGAACAGCATCACCAAGCCGCCGTCCGCCGAGCTCGCACCGGGCCAGCTCGACGCCGACCGGCTGCCGCCGTACGACGTGCTGGACCGCATCCTCGACCTCTACGTCGAGCGCGACGTGGACCGGTCCGAGCTGGTGGCGCGCGGCTTCGACCCGGCCGTCGTGGATCGGGTCGTCCGGCTGGTGGACGTCGCGGAGTTCAAGCGCCGGCAGGCCCCGCCCGGGCCGAAGATCACGGCACGCGCGTTCGGCCGCGACCGCCGCCTGCCGATCACCAACCGCTGGGTCGAGACGCCGTACGCGCGGGAGACGCCCGAGACCGCGCGACCCGACGGCTCCTGA
- a CDS encoding DUF1543 domain-containing protein encodes MELYVVYLGGRLEPGRMGEDHEVVLVAADSLAAARSAAKKKWRGSGRAHVDAVARVAVLDGHRVTLTPTDEPDRIETDDTYTP; translated from the coding sequence GTGGAGCTCTACGTCGTCTACCTCGGCGGTCGCCTCGAACCCGGCCGCATGGGCGAGGACCACGAGGTGGTCCTGGTCGCCGCCGACTCCCTCGCCGCCGCACGGTCCGCCGCGAAGAAGAAGTGGCGCGGCTCCGGCCGTGCCCACGTGGACGCCGTCGCCCGCGTCGCCGTCCTCGACGGCCACCGCGTGACGTTGACGCCGACCGACGAGCCCGACCGCATCGAGACGGACGACACCTACACCCCGTGA
- a CDS encoding TetR/AcrR family transcriptional regulator gives MTEAPARAPGRPRDPQVDEAIVDATLALLTEEGFDRLSMDAVAARAGVGKATIYRRWPSKEALVIDAVARRSDPLPVVPDGGVRERLVALLEGILATSRTGVGRLLPCMVGATVTNPTLAHHYRQQIMAPRRERVRDFLRTGVADGELRPDLDVDLAVDCVVGPLLYRIVFAGDSPVQPGDCGRLVDAVLRGLAP, from the coding sequence ATGACGGAGGCGCCGGCGCGGGCGCCCGGCCGTCCCCGCGACCCGCAGGTCGACGAGGCGATCGTCGACGCCACCCTCGCGCTGCTCACCGAGGAGGGGTTCGACCGCCTCTCCATGGACGCGGTCGCGGCGCGGGCCGGCGTCGGCAAGGCCACCATCTACCGCCGGTGGCCGAGCAAGGAGGCGCTGGTCATCGACGCGGTGGCCCGGCGTTCCGACCCGCTGCCGGTCGTCCCCGACGGCGGCGTCCGCGAACGCCTCGTCGCCCTCCTCGAAGGCATCCTCGCCACGTCCCGCACCGGCGTCGGCAGGCTGCTGCCCTGCATGGTCGGCGCCACCGTCACCAACCCGACGCTCGCCCACCACTACCGGCAGCAGATCATGGCGCCACGCCGCGAACGCGTCCGCGACTTCCTGCGCACCGGCGTCGCCGACGGCGAGCTCCGGCCCGACCTCGACGTCGACCTCGCCGTCGACTGCGTCGTCGGGCCGTTGCTCTACCGCATCGTCTTCGCCGGCGACTCGCCGGTGCAGCCCGGGGACTGCGGCCGGCTGGTCGACGCCGTGCTGCGCGGACTGGCGCCGTAG
- a CDS encoding MFS transporter yields the protein MSPDEQVYARRWWTLGVLCVSLLVVGLDNTILNVAIPTLQTSLKATQGQIEWIIDSYVLVFAGLLLTMGALGDKFGRRRALTYGLVIFGIGSVLSAFSGSANVLIATRALMGVGGALIMPSTLSILTNVFPPAERGRAIAIWAGVSGLGIGVGPIAGGLLLEHFWWGSIFLVNVPVVIAAIVAGRFLVPESRDERAPRLDPAGAGLSIVGLSALVYAIIEAPTKGWLHPEIIGMGLAGVAIIALFVFNESRSDHPMLPVEFFKNPRFSAGSGAVTLAFFALFGTTLLLVQYQQLVRGYDALGSGIRVVPVAVALVLFAPRSAGLAAKFGTKRVVATGLTLLSITLASLRFFEVGTPYWKLGIVYFFMGAAMAHVVAPATEAIMGSLPRNRAGVGSAVNDTTRQVGGALGVAILGSLLSSAYAAHVRPVLETLPPSARAEARDSLVKTMAVAAHTFGEKSPQTAQIVHGAQVAFTDAMGTVALVAAAFALLGALAVVLFLPAQGREEEAELASLGLPEDEVAPEEAAAR from the coding sequence ATGTCACCGGACGAGCAGGTCTACGCGCGGCGCTGGTGGACGCTGGGGGTGCTCTGCGTCAGCCTCCTCGTGGTCGGCCTCGACAACACGATCCTCAACGTCGCCATCCCGACGTTGCAGACGAGCCTCAAGGCCACGCAGGGCCAGATCGAGTGGATCATCGACAGCTACGTGCTGGTCTTCGCCGGCCTGCTGCTGACGATGGGCGCGCTCGGCGACAAGTTCGGCCGCCGCCGCGCGCTCACCTACGGCCTGGTGATCTTCGGGATCGGGTCGGTGCTCAGCGCGTTCAGCGGCTCGGCGAACGTCCTCATCGCGACCCGCGCCCTGATGGGCGTCGGCGGCGCGCTGATCATGCCGTCGACCCTGTCGATCCTCACCAACGTCTTCCCGCCCGCCGAGCGCGGCCGGGCCATCGCGATCTGGGCCGGCGTCTCCGGCCTCGGCATCGGCGTCGGCCCGATCGCCGGCGGCCTGCTGCTCGAGCACTTCTGGTGGGGCTCGATCTTCCTCGTCAACGTCCCCGTCGTGATCGCGGCGATCGTCGCCGGCCGGTTCCTCGTGCCGGAGTCGCGGGACGAGCGCGCGCCGCGCCTCGACCCCGCCGGCGCGGGCCTGTCCATCGTCGGCCTCTCCGCCCTCGTCTACGCGATCATCGAGGCCCCGACCAAGGGCTGGCTGCACCCGGAGATCATCGGGATGGGCCTGGCCGGCGTCGCGATCATCGCGTTGTTCGTCTTCAACGAGTCCCGCAGCGACCACCCGATGCTCCCCGTGGAGTTCTTCAAGAACCCGCGCTTCTCGGCGGGCAGCGGCGCGGTCACGCTCGCGTTCTTCGCGCTGTTCGGCACGACGCTGCTGCTCGTGCAGTACCAGCAGCTCGTCCGCGGCTACGACGCCCTCGGCTCCGGCATCCGCGTCGTGCCCGTCGCCGTCGCGCTGGTGCTGTTCGCGCCGCGCAGCGCGGGGCTGGCCGCGAAGTTCGGCACCAAGCGGGTCGTCGCCACCGGCCTGACGCTGCTGTCGATCACGCTCGCCAGCCTGCGGTTCTTCGAGGTCGGCACGCCGTACTGGAAGCTCGGCATCGTCTACTTCTTCATGGGCGCCGCCATGGCCCACGTCGTCGCCCCCGCGACCGAGGCGATCATGGGCTCGCTGCCGCGCAACCGGGCCGGCGTCGGCTCCGCCGTCAACGACACCACCCGCCAGGTCGGCGGCGCCCTCGGCGTCGCGATCCTCGGCAGCCTCCTGTCGTCGGCATACGCCGCCCACGTGCGGCCGGTCCTCGAGACGCTGCCGCCGTCCGCGCGGGCCGAGGCCCGCGACAGCCTGGTCAAGACCATGGCCGTCGCCGCGCACACGTTCGGCGAGAAGAGCCCGCAGACCGCACAGATCGTGCACGGCGCGCAGGTGGCGTTCACCGACGCGATGGGCACCGTCGCGCTGGTCGCGGCGGCGTTCGCGCTGCTCGGCGCGCTCGCCGTCGTGCTCTTCCTCCCGGCCCAGGGACGGGAGGAGGAGGCCGAGCTGGCCTCCCTCGGGCTGCCCGAGGACGAGGTCGCGCCGGAGGAGGCGGCGGCGCGATGA
- the panB gene encoding 3-methyl-2-oxobutanoate hydroxymethyltransferase yields the protein MTAPTTLYGGTSGRRVTVLDLAAAKAHGERWPMLTAYDFLTAKVLDEAGIPVLLVGDSAAMVVYGHDSTLPVTVDELVPLVRAVTRGAARAMVVADMPFGSYQGSVEAALDAAARFMKEGRAQAVKLEGGARVLPQVEALTAAGIPVMAHLGLTPQSVNAFGGFRVQGRGEAGERLLADAKALQEAGAFALVLECVPADLAARVTASLAIPTIGIGAGAACDAQVLVWQDLMGLTPEPGPRFVKRYADVRGLLADAARRFGDEVRDGVYPGPEHAYE from the coding sequence ATGACCGCTCCCACCACGCTGTACGGCGGCACCTCCGGCCGCCGCGTCACCGTCCTCGACCTCGCCGCCGCCAAGGCGCACGGCGAGCGCTGGCCGATGCTCACGGCGTACGACTTCCTCACCGCGAAGGTGCTGGACGAGGCCGGCATCCCGGTGCTCCTCGTCGGCGACAGCGCCGCGATGGTCGTCTACGGCCACGACTCCACGCTCCCCGTCACCGTGGACGAGCTGGTCCCGCTCGTCCGCGCCGTCACCCGCGGCGCGGCCCGGGCGATGGTCGTCGCCGACATGCCGTTCGGGTCGTACCAGGGCTCGGTCGAGGCGGCGCTGGACGCGGCCGCGCGGTTCATGAAGGAGGGGCGCGCGCAGGCCGTGAAGCTCGAAGGCGGCGCCCGCGTGCTGCCGCAGGTCGAGGCCCTCACCGCCGCCGGCATCCCCGTCATGGCGCACCTCGGGCTGACGCCGCAGTCGGTCAACGCGTTCGGCGGCTTCCGCGTCCAGGGGCGCGGCGAGGCCGGCGAACGGCTGCTCGCCGACGCGAAGGCGTTGCAGGAGGCGGGGGCGTTCGCGCTGGTGCTGGAGTGCGTTCCGGCCGACCTCGCGGCGCGGGTCACGGCGTCGCTCGCGATCCCGACGATCGGCATCGGCGCGGGCGCGGCGTGCGACGCGCAGGTGCTCGTCTGGCAGGACCTGATGGGGCTGACGCCGGAGCCGGGGCCGCGGTTCGTGAAGCGGTACGCCGACGTGCGCGGGCTGCTCGCCGACGCCGCCCGCCGCTTTGGCGACGAGGTCCGCGACGGCGTCTACCCCGGCCCCGAGCACGCCTACGAGTAG
- a CDS encoding helical backbone metal receptor: MPRPVRRVVSLVPSLTESVASSGLLVGATDWCGEPAGLDVARVGGTKNPSVPAVVALAPDLVLANFEENRREDVDALRAAGLAVWVTAPRTVPSALSSLGRMLAVCGVPSPPWYAAACAAWPPGPPPPPVATALVPIWKKPWMALGSGTFAGDVLARLGVANVLAASPERYPKVDLAGLPPYDLVVLPDEPYAFAAEDAGAFPGVRAAFVSGRHLTWYGPSLADAPDVLRAQLGL; encoded by the coding sequence GTGCCGCGCCCGGTCCGCCGGGTCGTCTCGCTCGTGCCGTCGCTGACCGAGTCGGTGGCGTCGTCCGGGCTGCTCGTCGGCGCCACCGACTGGTGCGGCGAGCCGGCCGGCCTCGACGTCGCCCGGGTCGGCGGCACCAAGAACCCGTCGGTGCCGGCGGTCGTCGCCCTGGCGCCGGACCTGGTCCTCGCCAACTTCGAGGAGAACCGCCGCGAGGACGTCGACGCGTTGCGCGCCGCCGGGCTCGCCGTCTGGGTGACCGCGCCGCGCACGGTGCCGTCGGCGCTGAGCTCGCTGGGGCGGATGCTCGCCGTCTGCGGCGTCCCGTCGCCGCCCTGGTACGCCGCCGCCTGCGCCGCCTGGCCGCCCGGCCCGCCGCCCCCGCCCGTCGCGACCGCGCTGGTGCCGATCTGGAAGAAGCCGTGGATGGCGCTCGGCAGCGGGACGTTCGCCGGCGACGTGCTCGCCCGGCTCGGCGTCGCCAACGTCCTCGCCGCCTCGCCCGAGCGCTACCCGAAGGTCGACCTCGCCGGCCTGCCGCCGTACGACCTGGTCGTGCTGCCGGACGAGCCGTACGCGTTCGCGGCGGAGGACGCCGGGGCGTTCCCCGGCGTGCGGGCGGCGTTCGTGAGCGGGCGGCACCTCACCTGGTACGGCCCGTCACTCGCCGACGCCCCCGACGTCCTCCGCGCGCAGCTCGGGCTCTAG